A part of Tachysurus vachellii isolate PV-2020 chromosome 4, HZAU_Pvac_v1, whole genome shotgun sequence genomic DNA contains:
- the tgm5l gene encoding transglutaminase 5, like produces the protein MEGLKLIYANLEEAQNQVQHKTEGLNSVGLVVRRGQAFRITLSFDGPYMSIKDDIILRTDLAMTPKENLACDIPITSSKVTSQSQWTAYFQHGMMNPRAPHKAFVCVSSPPTAIVGVYQLYLVSRNGSYSCRIGQITLLCNPWCIDDSVYLPDENQREEYVRNDFGVLYQGTPKQINHRPWDFDQYESGILDICMMMLQVSNEHKENWNKDYAKRFDPVYISRVVSAMVNHNDDCGVLKGKWTENYSNGVNPSKWEDSGSILKQWAKSDFRPVKYGQCWVFAAVMCTVMRVLGIPTRVVTNFNSAHDTNGNLVIDEYYTEKGEKLPHRDSIWNFHVWVECWMKRGDLPKGYDGWQVVDPTPQERSEGIYRCGPAPVRAIQEQQIDIAYDVPFIYAEVNANVNRYIMRQSQVLSSTTVTDSVGTLICTKSLGSNKPQDITSTYKHNKVPRPLHANTESAQGLSVELNLDKKPVVGENICFSVIVTNHDSVQKNVRECANAQAKRYDRNPSDTFWEVDNLIQLSPYGSTVLQHQIPYSQYSALGNEQLVNLAVVIMDMATKKGVLTSEEFSITRPFIHMQVAESETITVGRRQAATLTFTNPFSVAVRGMLTVAGSALLEGKILINVDDLKPRETMNTVVRFTPKMAGVKMLHATLNLDFNNIVIRGFRTFVVRPE, from the exons ATGGAAG GTTTGAAACTCATATATGCTAACCTGGAAGAAGCTCAGAACCAGGTGCAGCACAAGACAGAAGGGCTAAACTCAGTTGGTCTGGTAGTGAGGAGGGGGCAGGCCTTTAGAATCACACTGAGCTTTGATGGACCTTATATGTCAATCAAAGATGACATTATACTCAGAACAGACTTAGCTATGACTCCAAAAG AAAATCTTGCCTGTGATATTCCCATCACTTCCTCAAAAGTCACTTCTCAGTCCCAGTGGACTGCCTACTTTCAGCATGGAATGATGAACCCCAGAGCCCCTCACaaggcttttgtgtgtgtttccagtcCACCTACAGCTATTGTGGGAGTGTATCAGCTCTATTTGGTGTCTCGCAATGGCTCTTACAGCTGCAGGATTGGACAGATCACCCTGCTCTGTAATCCTTGGTGCATAG ATGACTCTGTCTACTTGCCTGATGAAAATCAGAGAGAAGAGTATGTGAGGAATGACTTTGGCGTGCTGTACCAGGGAACACCCAAACAAATCAACCATAGGCCATGGGACTTTGATCAA TATGAGAGTGGTATCCTGGACATCTGTATGATGATGCTGCAGGTGAGCAATGAACACAAGGAAAACTGGAATAAAGATTATGCTAAACGCTTTGACCCTGTTTACATCAGCAGAGTCGTCTCAGCTATG gtAAATCATAATGATGACTGTGGTGTTTTGAAAGGGAAATGGACGGAGAATTACAGCAATGGTGTCAACCCATCAAAGTGGGAGGACAGTGGAAGCATTCTGAAACAGTGGGCTAAATCTGACTTCCGTCCTGTCAAATATGGGCAGTGCTGGGTTTTTGCTGCCGTCATGTGCACTG TAATGAGAGTCCTGGGAATCCCAACTCGTGTGGTCACAAACTTTAACTCGGCTCATGACACTAATGGGAACCTGGTGATTGACGAGTATTACACTGAGAAAGGAGAAAAGCTGCCTCATCGTGACAGCATCTG GAACTTTCATGTGTGGGTGGAGTGCTGGATGAAGAGAGGAGATCTGCCAAAAGGGTATGATGGGTGGCAGGTGGTTGACCCAACTCCACAGGAGAGAAGTGAAG GAATATACAGGTGTGGTCCTGCCCCAGTAAGAGCTATACAGGAGCAACAGATTGACATAGCCTATGATGTCCCTTTCATCTATGCTGAAGTTAACGCTAATGTGAATAGGTACATTATGCGGCAATCACAAGTACTGAGCAGCACCACTGTGACAGACAGCGTGGGTACTCTCATATGCACCAAGAGCCTGGGATCCAACAAACCACAGGATATCACTTCTACCTACAAACACAACAAAG TGCCAAGACCACTTCACGCTAACACAG AATCAGCTCAAGGTCTTTCTGTAGAGCTGAACCTTGATAAAAAACCTGTTGTTGGAGAAAATATCTGCTTCTCAGTCATTGTGACTAATCATGACAGCGTTCAGAAGAATGTGAGAGAATGCGCCAATGCTCAGGCAAAGCGTTATGACCGCAATCCATCTGATACCTTCTGGGAGGTTGATAATCTCATCCAGCTTTCTCCTTATGgaa GTACAGTGCTACAACATCAGATCCCATACAGTCAGTACTCAGCACTGGGAAATGAACAGCTAGTCAATCTGGCAGTGGTCATAATGGATATGGCTACTAAGAAGGGAGTCTTGACTTCTGAAGAGTTTAGCATCACCAGGCCATTCATCCACATGCAG GTTGCCGAATCAGAAACTATCACGGTAGGCAGGCGCCAGGCTGCTACGTTGACATTCACCAATCCATTCTCTGTAGCGGTGAGAGGCATGTTGACTGTGGCGGGTTCAGCCTTGCTGGAGGGCAAAATACTTATCAA TGTTGACGATTTGAAGCCCAGAGAGACCATGAACACTGTAGTACGTTTCACACCAAAGATGGCAGGAGTGAAGATGCTGCATGCTACTCTGAACCTGGATTTCAACAACATTGTTATCCGTGGCTTCAGAACCTTTGTTGTCCGAccagaatga